Proteins encoded in a region of the Paucidesulfovibrio longus DSM 6739 genome:
- a CDS encoding sulfotransferase: MTGTVTIHIGLHKTGTTTLQNRVFPACPELNFLCTDNDGFLPFYRYAAYSDPIYFEPQKAHALLAGMLRPDKPNLLSNEGFSGPLHSGDLEYGLDHRDAVLRNLAAAFPDARVILTLRRQDGLARSLYRQYLRSGGTRGVERYYGFAANTPHQPLFNRDRFRYLPYVRRVEELFPQGLLLLAYEELVRDPDAYLGRISEFLDVTLPPLPKRKDNATRLGPFGLGVTRVLNHFFRSYLNPAGLVPGVPRLKNGKFSLVSPVTLLHEYWPFGYKGGKTGKPGVLAARILEECREDNRALDERYALNLKEYGYY, encoded by the coding sequence ATGACCGGAACCGTCACCATTCACATCGGCCTGCACAAGACCGGAACCACGACCCTGCAAAACCGCGTCTTTCCGGCCTGTCCGGAACTGAACTTCCTCTGCACGGACAACGACGGCTTCCTGCCGTTCTATCGCTACGCCGCCTACAGCGACCCCATCTATTTCGAGCCGCAAAAGGCCCACGCCCTGCTCGCGGGCATGCTCCGACCGGACAAGCCCAACCTGCTCAGCAACGAAGGCTTTTCCGGCCCGCTGCACTCCGGCGACCTGGAATACGGCCTGGACCACCGCGACGCGGTCCTGCGCAACCTCGCGGCCGCGTTTCCCGACGCCCGCGTGATCCTGACCCTGCGGCGGCAGGACGGACTGGCCCGCAGCCTCTACCGCCAATATCTGCGCAGCGGCGGCACGCGTGGCGTGGAGCGCTACTACGGCTTCGCCGCGAACACCCCGCACCAGCCGCTCTTCAACCGCGACCGCTTCCGCTATCTGCCCTACGTCCGGCGGGTGGAGGAGCTGTTCCCCCAAGGCCTGCTCCTGCTGGCCTACGAAGAGCTGGTCCGCGACCCGGACGCCTACCTGGGCCGGATTTCCGAATTTCTGGACGTGACCCTGCCGCCCCTGCCGAAGCGCAAGGACAACGCCACCCGGCTCGGCCCCTTCGGCCTGGGCGTTACCCGCGTGCTGAACCACTTCTTCCGCAGCTACCTCAACCCGGCCGGGCTCGTGCCGGGCGTGCCGCGCCTGAAGAACGGCAAATTCTCCCTGGTCAGTCCGGTGACCTTGTTGCACGAATATTGGCCCTTCGGGTACAAGGGAGGGAAAACGGGCAAGCCCGGCGTCCTGGCCGCGCGCATCCTTGAGGAATGCCGCGAGGACAACCGCGCCCTCGACGAGCGCTACGCCCTGAACCTCAAGGAATACGGGTATTACTGA
- a CDS encoding glycosyltransferase family 4 protein translates to MTNTPDNPRGPRSLFLAPNRYPPNRVDVSILFCREMAARGHDIDFLLQSAPDESRFRVVELVPGPGRVLLGPTDNGTGFIHRLRKRCLDFCNDCRVLWLPFRNRYDFIQVRDKFLSGLLGLLAARLTRTRFFFWMSFPMPDEDLEKVRQGTARYPLLYALRGRFNGFLLYRVLLRAADHVFVQSEQMRRDVAARGIAPEKCTPVPMGVADDMVPAEPDQGEADEECVAYLGSLSRVRRMDFLVRSFALVAAKRPGARLLVVGEGDSPDDRESLVGLARELGVAERCEFTGFLPPSEAWKRLNRALVCLSPFYPAPILNSTSPTKLVEYMALARPVVATDHPEQRLVIEQSGAGLCTPYDEAAFAEAMLRLLADPGEARRMGLRGREYVLANRTYSSIADRVDAVYRRLLGLPPRTRAREAAA, encoded by the coding sequence ATGACCAACACACCCGACAACCCACGCGGACCGCGCTCCCTGTTCCTGGCACCGAACCGCTACCCGCCCAACCGGGTGGACGTCTCCATCCTCTTCTGCCGCGAGATGGCCGCGCGCGGCCACGACATCGACTTTCTGCTCCAGTCCGCGCCGGACGAATCCCGTTTCCGCGTCGTCGAACTCGTTCCCGGACCGGGCCGGGTGCTGCTCGGCCCCACGGACAACGGCACGGGCTTCATCCACCGCCTGCGCAAGCGCTGCCTCGATTTCTGCAACGACTGCCGCGTGCTCTGGCTGCCCTTCCGCAACCGCTACGACTTCATCCAGGTCCGCGACAAATTTCTCAGCGGACTCCTGGGGCTTTTGGCCGCGAGGCTGACCCGGACCCGCTTCTTCTTCTGGATGTCCTTCCCCATGCCGGACGAGGATCTGGAAAAGGTCCGACAGGGTACGGCCCGATACCCGCTGCTCTACGCGCTGCGCGGCCGCTTCAACGGCTTTCTGCTCTACCGCGTGCTGCTGCGCGCCGCGGACCACGTCTTCGTGCAGAGCGAGCAGATGCGACGCGACGTGGCCGCCAGGGGCATCGCCCCGGAAAAGTGCACGCCCGTGCCCATGGGCGTGGCCGACGACATGGTTCCGGCCGAGCCGGACCAGGGCGAAGCCGACGAGGAATGCGTGGCCTACCTCGGCTCGCTTTCCCGCGTGCGGCGGATGGATTTCCTGGTGCGCTCCTTCGCGCTGGTGGCGGCGAAACGCCCCGGCGCACGGCTGCTCGTGGTCGGGGAGGGCGACTCCCCGGACGACCGCGAAAGCCTCGTCGGCCTGGCCCGCGAGCTGGGCGTGGCCGAGCGCTGCGAGTTCACGGGCTTCCTGCCCCCCAGCGAAGCCTGGAAACGGCTGAACCGCGCCCTGGTCTGCCTCTCTCCGTTCTACCCCGCGCCCATCCTCAACTCCACCTCGCCCACCAAGCTCGTGGAATACATGGCCCTGGCCCGGCCCGTGGTGGCCACGGACCATCCGGAGCAGCGCCTCGTCATCGAGCAAAGCGGCGCGGGACTCTGCACGCCCTACGACGAGGCCGCCTTTGCCGAGGCCATGCTGCGGCTCCTGGCCGATCCGGGCGAGGCCCGGCGCATGGGCCTGCGGGGCCGCGAATACGTGCTCGCCAACCGCACCTACTCGTCCATCGCGGACCGGGTGGACGCGGTCTATCGGCGGCTCCTGGGCCTGCCCCCGCGCACGCGGGCCAGGGAGGCGGCGGCATGA
- a CDS encoding glycosyl hydrolase family 28-related protein, which translates to MTQRHPSPRSRPGASRPESSRPVAPWHASLHRISALAAALFLALAALAPVHAAERLSSMIAPPVMKPYQDGPLALDAPAPDVQTDLTRLGYLDVTRAPFLADPTGKQDSTQALQKAINYARDHQLVCFLPSGTYRVSDTLDCIQQYYLRSNGQVFGARYFPCVIQGSGKGPRPVIELAPFADGFDNPRKPKAVIRFLARKRSKEGPVPSQFSSSINFNQMLMNVDVRIGEGDTGAIGVVLWAAQGSGVQDCAIDAGPGHIGLQGGTGAGGSHYGVTVTGGDIGLDLRLTDPVPLVAGMRLLDQRKHAILYSGMNTLVAVGLEVRSRASGPLIKSNAEQWGPMIGPMDIIDARIEMPRGGTAIEAERSLYLKNVVFDGATIPVQHPDAIGFPAAAGGRLTVREYAHGINPVTKKLFFLKCPVYLNGKAQPRANYAEADPMELAGPASGPALTEDLVGRHLWPHQVPPIEIPGIANVFDYGAKGDGRTDDTAAIQKAIDEHDDVFLPKGYFRLTRPLVLRPETRLLGAAKNLSFLCVDKNEPGIVNGPGPHAMVVTADAQDCRTSIVHVGFYLPVEADKTIALDWRSGGRSMVKDILIHNRSLKGFKVNDKNFPDRQLPLFLVEGHGGGAIYNYFHEGHSGHGKDYRHLLVRGTPGPLRFYQLDIEHAKGTYQSEIRDAGKVEIYGLKGEGHLPILRAENVRELNLFGTGGNAAAPPGEVLLSFKNVQRLTLANGNFWPRVTEKEFLGSRGYDPGVWSLLEDEMPDGTRVVTPPRDMPVLYKR; encoded by the coding sequence ATGACGCAGCGACACCCAAGCCCACGGTCCCGGCCCGGAGCCTCCCGGCCCGAATCTTCCCGGCCTGTAGCCCCCTGGCACGCTTCCCTGCACCGTATTTCCGCGCTTGCGGCGGCCCTTTTCCTGGCCCTGGCCGCTTTGGCCCCGGTCCACGCGGCCGAGAGACTCTCCTCCATGATCGCGCCGCCGGTCATGAAACCCTACCAGGACGGCCCCCTGGCCTTGGACGCGCCCGCGCCCGACGTGCAGACCGACCTGACCCGGCTGGGCTATCTCGACGTGACCCGCGCGCCCTTCCTGGCCGACCCCACGGGCAAGCAGGACAGCACCCAGGCCCTGCAGAAAGCCATCAACTACGCCCGCGACCACCAGCTGGTCTGCTTTCTGCCTTCCGGCACCTACCGCGTCTCCGACACCCTGGACTGCATCCAGCAATACTACCTGCGCAGCAACGGACAGGTTTTCGGAGCGCGCTACTTCCCCTGCGTGATCCAGGGCAGCGGCAAAGGCCCCCGGCCCGTGATCGAGCTGGCGCCCTTTGCCGACGGCTTCGACAATCCGCGCAAGCCCAAGGCCGTGATCCGCTTCCTGGCGCGCAAGCGCTCCAAGGAAGGGCCCGTGCCCAGCCAGTTCTCGTCGAGCATCAACTTCAACCAGATGCTCATGAACGTGGACGTGCGCATCGGCGAGGGCGACACCGGGGCCATCGGCGTGGTTCTCTGGGCCGCGCAGGGCTCCGGCGTGCAGGACTGCGCCATCGACGCCGGACCGGGCCACATCGGCTTGCAAGGCGGCACGGGCGCGGGCGGCAGCCACTACGGCGTCACGGTCACGGGTGGCGACATCGGCCTGGACCTGCGGCTCACGGACCCCGTGCCCCTGGTCGCGGGAATGCGTCTTCTGGACCAGCGCAAGCACGCCATCCTCTACAGCGGCATGAACACCCTGGTGGCCGTCGGGCTGGAGGTGCGCAGCAGGGCCAGCGGCCCGCTGATCAAGAGCAACGCCGAGCAATGGGGGCCCATGATCGGCCCCATGGACATCATCGACGCACGCATCGAGATGCCGCGCGGCGGCACGGCCATCGAGGCGGAGCGCTCGCTCTATCTGAAAAACGTGGTTTTCGACGGAGCCACCATCCCGGTGCAGCACCCGGACGCCATCGGCTTTCCCGCGGCTGCGGGCGGCAGGCTGACCGTGCGCGAATACGCCCACGGCATCAATCCCGTGACCAAGAAGCTCTTTTTCCTCAAGTGCCCCGTCTACCTGAACGGCAAGGCCCAGCCCAGGGCGAACTACGCCGAGGCCGACCCGATGGAGCTCGCCGGACCGGCCTCCGGCCCGGCGCTGACCGAAGACCTGGTGGGCCGTCATCTCTGGCCGCATCAAGTCCCGCCCATCGAAATTCCCGGCATCGCCAACGTCTTCGACTACGGGGCCAAGGGGGACGGCCGAACCGACGACACGGCCGCCATCCAGAAGGCCATCGACGAGCACGACGACGTGTTCCTGCCCAAGGGCTATTTCCGGCTGACGCGCCCCCTTGTTCTGCGGCCTGAAACGCGGCTCCTGGGCGCGGCCAAGAACCTCTCCTTCCTCTGCGTGGACAAGAACGAGCCCGGCATCGTCAACGGCCCCGGTCCCCACGCCATGGTCGTGACAGCGGACGCCCAGGACTGCCGGACCAGCATCGTGCACGTGGGCTTCTACCTGCCCGTGGAGGCGGACAAGACCATCGCCCTGGACTGGCGCTCGGGCGGCCGGAGCATGGTCAAGGACATCCTCATCCACAACCGTTCGCTCAAGGGCTTCAAGGTCAACGACAAGAACTTCCCGGACCGGCAACTGCCCCTGTTCCTCGTGGAGGGGCACGGCGGCGGGGCGATCTACAACTACTTCCATGAAGGGCACTCCGGCCACGGCAAGGACTATCGCCACCTGCTCGTGCGCGGCACGCCCGGACCGCTGCGCTTCTACCAGCTCGACATCGAGCACGCCAAAGGCACGTATCAGAGCGAAATCCGCGACGCGGGCAAGGTCGAGATCTACGGACTCAAGGGCGAGGGACACCTGCCCATCCTCCGGGCCGAGAACGTGCGCGAGCTGAACCTGTTCGGCACGGGCGGCAATGCGGCCGCGCCTCCGGGCGAGGTGCTGCTCTCGTTCAAGAACGTGCAGCGGCTGACCCTGGCCAACGGCAATTTCTGGCCGCGCGTCACGGAAAAGGAATTCCTGGGCAGCCGGGGCTACGACCCCGGAGTCTGGTCCCTGCTCGAAGACGAGATGCCGGACGGCACCCGCGTGGTCACGCCCCCGCGCGACATGCCGGTGCTCTACAAGCGCTGA
- a CDS encoding glycosyltransferase has translation MSVAYVKSGDVLTEYMKIRTSGGDRDGGPLVYLTQFLEATEGRARLVLGTASARALPPIEDGATRLRGVAGGGSARRSLRIFAALLRARPKTIVCGERNLPLLATLLAAKLTGARTIFSSHNTLEPASPRLRHRLMVRLNAFCLRRMHACICHGPFLTRQMAEIRGGDAGILTFDRGMDDLPEPSYAPPAEQPRSVLFVGRVEREKGVFDLLRAMRPLLEHDPDLRLVYVGDGPALEELRAEVVALGLGARVELAGRVPHREIAARLETAWAAATPTRSTFPEGRPMAATEALHFGIPVIAPDLGPFAFFVKHGENGLLFRSDCESELHERLKAVLSDPGLRARLSEGARRTPSRMAGHDDFAGALAKALRLVEGGRPEARA, from the coding sequence ATGAGCGTGGCCTACGTCAAATCCGGCGACGTGCTGACCGAATACATGAAAATCCGCACGTCCGGCGGCGACCGCGACGGCGGGCCCCTGGTCTACCTGACCCAGTTCCTGGAGGCCACCGAGGGCCGCGCCCGCCTCGTGCTCGGCACGGCCTCGGCCCGCGCGCTCCCGCCCATCGAGGACGGAGCCACCCGGCTCAGAGGCGTGGCCGGAGGAGGCAGCGCGCGCCGCAGCCTGCGCATTTTCGCGGCCCTGCTGCGCGCACGCCCGAAAACAATCGTCTGCGGCGAACGCAACCTGCCCCTGCTGGCGACCCTGCTGGCCGCGAAACTCACGGGCGCGCGCACGATTTTTTCCAGCCACAACACCCTGGAACCCGCGAGCCCGCGCCTGCGCCACAGGCTCATGGTCCGGCTGAACGCCTTCTGCCTGCGGCGCATGCACGCCTGCATCTGCCACGGCCCGTTCCTGACGCGGCAGATGGCCGAAATCCGGGGCGGGGACGCGGGAATCCTGACCTTTGACCGGGGCATGGACGACCTGCCCGAGCCCTCCTACGCCCCTCCGGCGGAGCAGCCCCGCAGCGTGCTTTTCGTGGGCCGCGTGGAGCGGGAAAAAGGCGTCTTCGACCTGCTGCGGGCCATGCGCCCCCTGCTGGAGCACGACCCGGACCTGCGTCTGGTCTACGTGGGCGACGGCCCGGCCCTGGAGGAATTGCGCGCGGAAGTCGTCGCCCTGGGACTCGGCGCACGCGTGGAGCTGGCGGGCCGGGTGCCCCACCGGGAAATCGCGGCGCGGCTGGAAACCGCCTGGGCCGCGGCCACCCCGACCCGATCGACCTTTCCGGAAGGGCGGCCCATGGCCGCCACCGAGGCCCTGCATTTCGGCATCCCGGTCATCGCGCCCGACCTCGGCCCCTTTGCATTTTTCGTCAAGCACGGGGAAAACGGCCTGCTCTTCCGCTCCGACTGCGAATCCGAGCTGCACGAGCGGCTCAAGGCCGTACTTTCCGATCCCGGCCTGCGCGCACGGCTCTCCGAAGGCGCGCGGCGCACGCCCTCGCGCATGGCCGGTCACGACGATTTCGCCGGAGCCCTGGCCAAGGCCCTGCGCCTCGTGGAAGGCGGCAGGCCGGAGGCGCGCGCATGA
- a CDS encoding O-antigen ligase family protein: MMRSVVVAYLFGLLLLIGGMMYSVWGLEGFREHIALVGPLFGVLGLGTVLVNPLLMLSLVFTYFPFSWGGPSVELGIVTFNPYSLGLLFFAFVGLLRFVLRRVQLPLSFTDLLLMGVSAVYLLGTLRSADVADSGFLAYNFIFLPVLSFYIIRLLIDDQAEYRTLTRFMIVGLVVFAGMAVASWAQTGMRATPLDTPPIGTATLMVFAICLIMGSDSVPKGFRTGLALFCLLAMFLTFSRVFLVILAVAPLCHVLIRKGKSVTLYLGFFIATLLLTLALLLYAHYVQPDRTIFTPEERRTEERLTSVENWKKSIYGRVSQFSAGLNSFLQRPFLGVGLYRGEQVITQHNFHVEWLEYSGVIGYMFYMLFILSHAARMTDLARTDGPIRWQMLLILLVLNNCLFNGIMHGYMPHVIFISMGLNEARAAFLRRQAEQGLDAEPAQQGKNGTPDSAATGKGDEPAAPQDRTPGHSTPERLVIVKESGSSLYNRYFRS, encoded by the coding sequence ATGATGCGCAGCGTGGTGGTGGCCTACCTTTTCGGGCTGCTCTTGCTCATCGGCGGAATGATGTATTCCGTTTGGGGGCTGGAGGGCTTCCGCGAGCACATCGCGCTGGTCGGCCCGCTTTTCGGCGTTCTCGGCCTGGGAACGGTACTGGTCAACCCGCTGCTGATGCTCTCCCTGGTCTTCACCTACTTCCCGTTCAGCTGGGGCGGCCCCAGCGTGGAACTGGGCATCGTCACCTTCAACCCCTATTCGCTGGGCCTGCTCTTCTTCGCGTTCGTGGGCCTGCTCCGCTTCGTCCTGCGCCGCGTCCAGCTCCCCCTCAGCTTCACGGACCTGCTGCTCATGGGAGTCAGCGCCGTGTACCTGCTCGGCACCCTGCGCAGCGCCGACGTGGCCGACAGCGGCTTTCTGGCCTACAACTTCATCTTTCTGCCCGTCCTTTCGTTCTACATCATCCGCCTGCTGATCGACGACCAAGCCGAATACCGCACCCTGACGCGCTTCATGATCGTCGGGCTGGTCGTCTTCGCGGGCATGGCCGTGGCCTCCTGGGCGCAGACGGGCATGCGCGCCACCCCGCTGGACACCCCGCCCATCGGAACGGCGACCCTGATGGTCTTCGCCATCTGCCTGATCATGGGCAGCGACAGCGTGCCCAAGGGATTTCGCACCGGCCTCGCGCTCTTCTGCCTCCTGGCCATGTTTCTGACCTTCTCGCGCGTGTTCCTGGTCATCCTGGCGGTCGCGCCCCTCTGTCACGTCCTCATCCGCAAGGGCAAGAGCGTGACGCTCTATCTCGGCTTTTTCATCGCCACCCTGCTGCTGACCCTGGCCCTGCTCCTCTATGCCCACTACGTCCAGCCGGACCGGACCATCTTCACCCCCGAGGAACGCCGCACCGAGGAGCGCCTGACCAGCGTGGAAAACTGGAAGAAATCCATCTACGGACGTGTTTCCCAGTTCAGCGCGGGCCTGAACAGCTTCCTGCAACGCCCCTTCCTCGGCGTCGGCCTCTACCGAGGCGAGCAGGTCATCACCCAGCACAACTTCCACGTGGAATGGCTCGAATACAGCGGCGTCATAGGCTACATGTTCTACATGCTCTTCATCCTCAGCCATGCCGCGCGCATGACCGATCTGGCGCGCACGGACGGCCCGATCCGCTGGCAGATGCTGCTGATCCTGCTCGTGCTCAACAACTGCCTCTTCAACGGCATCATGCACGGCTACATGCCCCACGTCATTTTCATCAGCATGGGACTGAACGAGGCCAGGGCGGCATTTCTGCGGCGCCAGGCCGAGCAGGGCCTCGACGCGGAGCCCGCGCAGCAGGGCAAGAACGGAACGCCCGATTCCGCCGCCACGGGAAAGGGCGACGAGCCCGCAGCCCCGCAGGACCGGACTCCGGGCCACTCCACCCCGGAACGGCTGGTCATCGTCAAGGAATCCGGCTCCTCGCTCTACAACCGCTATTTCCGGTCCTGA
- a CDS encoding lipopolysaccharide biosynthesis protein, with protein MSAAKDKGFVGSVLTLMSGNILAQAVTVGCTPILTRLFPPEAYGEFALAFSCITVLASISHLRYNSPIMLPKDEEDSHALTLLALCLVAGFSALALAVVLLLPETLRGLLGVASPTTLKLIPLGCLFSGGILVLQIRNLRLKQFRRQAAAQFAGAATSRTLVILAGLSGLTAPVVLVAMKPLNDLFLLVTLVAGDFRSFLRQVFGAPTWKRVPAVARAYAGFPKYCGTDLVLMLNMELPTFLLAFYYDPVKVGLYNLAVRMLKQPSMVIGQAIGRSFFQHTADQLNKGRPIGKFVLRVLEFNLILYLFPAVILWAFAPELFGLVFGGEWQESGSYVRILLPVFLLTFISLFTGTLLDTLGLQRERFLFSLLQLAVSLAAFALGAAQGDAATALIFLSAGSSLVLAARIFWVTGKAGVAPGDLLRRTLAPLGAAAVLGAVFFGARPLLGSLAGNLDRHWLELPLAGLLLAAYFAFFYLTRIRRLLAERGQA; from the coding sequence ATGAGCGCGGCCAAGGACAAGGGCTTCGTGGGCTCGGTGCTCACGCTCATGAGCGGGAACATCCTGGCCCAGGCCGTGACCGTGGGCTGCACCCCGATCCTGACCCGGCTCTTTCCGCCCGAAGCCTACGGCGAATTCGCCCTGGCCTTCTCCTGCATCACGGTCCTGGCCTCGATCTCGCACCTGCGCTACAACTCGCCCATCATGCTGCCCAAGGACGAGGAGGACTCCCACGCCCTGACCCTGCTGGCCCTCTGCCTCGTGGCCGGGTTCAGCGCGCTGGCCCTGGCTGTCGTGCTGCTCCTGCCGGAAACCCTGCGCGGGCTGCTCGGCGTGGCCTCGCCCACGACCCTGAAGCTGATCCCGCTCGGCTGCCTGTTCAGCGGGGGCATTCTGGTTCTGCAAATCCGCAACCTGCGCCTGAAGCAGTTTCGCCGCCAGGCCGCGGCCCAGTTCGCCGGAGCCGCGACCAGCCGGACCCTGGTCATCCTGGCCGGGCTTTCCGGGCTGACCGCGCCCGTGGTTCTGGTGGCCATGAAGCCGCTGAACGACCTCTTCCTGCTCGTGACCCTGGTGGCAGGGGATTTCCGCAGCTTCCTGCGGCAGGTCTTCGGCGCGCCGACCTGGAAGCGCGTTCCGGCCGTGGCCCGCGCCTATGCGGGCTTTCCCAAATATTGCGGCACGGACCTCGTGCTGATGCTGAACATGGAGCTGCCCACCTTTCTGCTGGCCTTCTACTACGATCCGGTCAAGGTCGGGCTCTACAACCTCGCGGTGCGCATGCTCAAGCAGCCGAGCATGGTCATCGGCCAGGCCATCGGCCGCAGCTTCTTCCAGCACACCGCGGACCAGCTGAACAAGGGCCGCCCCATCGGCAAGTTCGTGCTCCGGGTGCTGGAATTCAACCTGATCCTCTATCTTTTTCCGGCCGTGATTCTCTGGGCCTTCGCCCCGGAGCTGTTCGGGCTGGTCTTCGGCGGGGAATGGCAGGAATCCGGCAGCTACGTGCGCATCCTCCTGCCCGTGTTCCTGCTGACCTTCATCTCGCTGTTCACGGGCACCCTGCTGGACACCCTGGGATTGCAGCGCGAGCGCTTCCTCTTCAGTCTGCTGCAACTCGCGGTCTCCCTGGCCGCCTTCGCCCTCGGAGCGGCCCAGGGCGACGCGGCCACCGCGCTGATATTCCTTTCCGCAGGCAGTTCCCTGGTGCTTGCGGCCCGGATTTTCTGGGTCACGGGCAAGGCCGGGGTCGCCCCCGGCGACCTGCTGCGCCGCACTCTCGCCCCGCTGGGGGCGGCCGCCGTGCTCGGCGCGGTATTTTTCGGGGCGCGGCCCCTTCTGGGCAGTCTCGCCGGGAACCTCGACCGCCACTGGCTGGAGCTTCCCCTGGCCGGGCTGCTGCTCGCCGCGTATTTCGCGTTCTTCTACCTCACGCGCATCCGGCGGCTGCTCGCCGAGCGCGGGCAGGCCTAG
- a CDS encoding serine O-acetyltransferase, with protein sequence MLETFREDLRAHREGLLAQGFWALTVYRFGHRRFRYSSWWVRKPWGALHLVLHKLCEIFFGISLHCRAEIGRRVQIEHFGGIIVHGNAVIGDDCLLRQGVSIGNKRPDRPLDAPRLGNGVNVGAGAKILGAVSVGDGAVVGANAVVLRDVPPRCLAVGVPAQVRPLDRTEEAEGAEEPEAGEHDAATRKAGPA encoded by the coding sequence ATGCTGGAAACGTTTCGAGAGGATCTGCGCGCCCACCGCGAAGGGCTGCTGGCCCAGGGCTTCTGGGCGCTCACGGTGTACCGTTTCGGCCACCGCCGCTTCCGCTACTCGTCCTGGTGGGTCCGCAAGCCCTGGGGCGCGCTGCATCTCGTGCTGCACAAGCTCTGCGAGATATTTTTCGGCATCAGTCTGCACTGCCGCGCCGAAATCGGCCGCCGCGTGCAGATCGAGCATTTCGGCGGCATCATCGTGCACGGCAACGCGGTCATCGGGGACGACTGCCTGCTGCGCCAGGGCGTGAGCATCGGCAACAAGCGGCCGGACCGCCCCCTGGACGCGCCGCGCCTGGGCAACGGGGTCAACGTGGGCGCCGGAGCCAAGATTCTCGGCGCGGTCAGCGTGGGCGACGGCGCGGTCGTCGGGGCCAACGCCGTGGTCCTGCGCGACGTGCCGCCCCGCTGCCTGGCCGTGGGCGTGCCCGCGCAGGTGCGCCCCCTGGACCGGACCGAGGAGGCCGAGGGGGCCGAGGAACCGGAGGCAGGAGAGCACGACGCCGCCACGCGCAAAGCAGGTCCGGCATGA
- a CDS encoding sulfotransferase family protein has product MSAGMFFLIGAQRSGTTLLRLMLNAHPELAVPEEGTFWMPLLRSHGNRPEAVLQGRELANLLDYVRANSQFRLWGLDDAEARAQALAEPNLTPARLMEIFYAAYARSRGKTRAGDKTPSFFRMVPALATLFPQARFIHILRDGRDIHLSLKSMGVSSGLAVDALEWTHKVTRARRDLAALPPERVCELRYEDLLAAPEERLRAICALLELPFDPAMLDFWKTSGKYIGSHHSERIFQPIAPDNVRKWERRMAPADIRAFQAVAGRTLAELGYDPGPPPGPLDRLRAGLALSWGVPARLSRVASTALRLGLASRLGLATDAAGKGEAAKNLDP; this is encoded by the coding sequence ATGAGCGCGGGCATGTTCTTCCTCATCGGGGCGCAGCGCTCCGGCACCACCCTGCTGCGGCTGATGCTCAACGCCCATCCGGAACTGGCCGTGCCCGAGGAGGGCACGTTCTGGATGCCGCTGCTGCGTTCCCACGGAAACCGGCCCGAAGCGGTTCTCCAGGGGCGGGAGCTGGCCAACCTGCTCGACTACGTGCGCGCCAACTCGCAGTTCCGCCTCTGGGGGCTGGACGACGCCGAGGCGCGCGCCCAGGCCCTGGCCGAACCGAACCTGACCCCGGCCCGGCTGATGGAGATCTTCTACGCGGCCTACGCCCGCTCGCGCGGCAAGACCCGCGCCGGGGACAAGACTCCCAGCTTCTTCCGGATGGTCCCGGCGCTCGCGACGCTCTTTCCGCAGGCGCGGTTCATCCACATCCTGCGCGACGGACGCGACATCCACCTGAGCCTGAAAAGCATGGGCGTCAGCTCCGGGCTGGCCGTGGACGCCCTGGAATGGACGCACAAGGTGACCCGCGCGCGCCGCGACCTGGCCGCACTGCCGCCGGAACGGGTCTGCGAGCTGCGCTACGAGGATCTCCTGGCCGCGCCCGAGGAGCGCCTGCGCGCGATCTGCGCGCTGCTGGAGCTGCCCTTCGACCCGGCCATGCTCGACTTCTGGAAGACCAGCGGCAAGTACATCGGCTCGCACCATTCCGAACGCATCTTTCAACCCATCGCCCCGGACAACGTCCGCAAGTGGGAACGGCGCATGGCCCCGGCGGACATCCGCGCATTCCAGGCCGTTGCCGGGCGGACCCTGGCGGAGCTGGGCTACGACCCCGGACCGCCCCCCGGCCCCCTGGACCGGCTGCGCGCCGGGCTGGCCCTTTCCTGGGGCGTGCCCGCGCGGCTTTCGCGCGTGGCCTCCACGGCCCTGCGCCTGGGGCTCGCCTCGCGCCTGGGACTGGCCACGGACGCCGCGGGCAAGGGCGAGGCCGCCAAGAACCTGGACCCCTGA